The Vibrio metoecus sequence AAATTAAACTCAATGCGACCAACGACAATGCAGAAGCAATTGGCGATATGCTGATGGAAGAAACTGGTGCTGTGTCAGTCACTTTCCTCGATGCCAAAGATACGCCTGTATTTGAACCTCTGCCGGGTGAAACCCGCCTATGGGGTGATACCGATGTGGTCGCACTGTACGAAGCGGATATGGATACCTCGCTGATCCTTCAGCAAATCAAAGCCAGCAACATGCTGGCTGAAGGTTTTGCTCACAAAGTGGAGCAAGTGGAAGATAAGGACTGGGAACGCGAATGGATGGATAACTTCCACCCAATGCAATTTGGCCGCCGCCTCTGGATCTGCCCAAGCTGGCGTGAAGTGCCAGATCCACAAGCAGTGAACGTGATGCTCGACCCAGGCTTGGCTTTTGGTACCGGCACTCACCCCACTACCGCATTGTGCCTAGAGTGGCTGGATAACCTCGACCTAACTGGCAAAACCGTGATCGATTTTGGTT is a genomic window containing:
- the prmA gene encoding 50S ribosomal protein L11 methyltransferase; translation: MPWIQIKLNATNDNAEAIGDMLMEETGAVSVTFLDAKDTPVFEPLPGETRLWGDTDVVALYEADMDTSLILQQIKASNMLAEGFAHKVEQVEDKDWEREWMDNFHPMQFGRRLWICPSWREVPDPQAVNVMLDPGLAFGTGTHPTTALCLEWLDNLDLTGKTVIDFGCGSGILAIAAIKLGAAKVIGIDIDPQALLASKDNAARNGVEDQIEVYLPKDQPEGLVADVVVANILAGPLRELSPIIKGLLKPGGQLAMSGILDTQAESVAEFYRDDLELDPIAEKSEWCRISGRKLG